In Pseudomonadota bacterium, one DNA window encodes the following:
- a CDS encoding glutamate synthase-related protein translates to MVQIDLAEITVRQANELIREYGAQGEDIDIVNPDARHHIGVGLTDAVTVRVHGSAGYFCAGLSDAARFEVESNVGWGLGDNMYSGSVVVGGNASAIAGVAIRGAEIVIRGNMGSRAGQVMKAGTLLCGGNANFMAGYLMYGGRIVILGDSGERVGEDMAGGEIYVGGKVQSLGSDAKMGDSEGTEIDDIRAFLERYEISYKGGFQKIVNEGKKLHYKTSEQQMRSIPFVAFSGKSDYWNPKIQEDIHIKSQIGRYRVRGYGGARELPHLSDITFARDISDFSDISNPVSNVEMHTLIGGKHGATPLDLSMPVMIAPMSYGALSRSTKQAIGMASTLAGIAENTGEGGMSDAQRGAAKQLIFQCLGGRLGWNIHDMKRANGLEIYISQGAKPGFGGQLMAKKVTKELAEIRGIPQGIDLRSPSRHPDILGGDDLLIKVEELREATGYKLPVSVKLGAGRIRDDIKIAYKDGFDFVELDGMQGSTGAGGAEVMEYVGIPTISAIMDALDGLAEIDAAGDIQIILMGGLRDGVDAVKSLCLGASAVAFGNATIVAGGCISCMQCHVGQCVTGIATQDPEHEKRYRPEVEAHNIHRFLESVRWQIAALTQALGYDDVKSLNRDDLVALTPEAAAITRLPYRPDLRERQALVEAV, encoded by the coding sequence ATGGTCCAAATCGACCTAGCGGAAATCACCGTTCGCCAAGCCAACGAACTAATTCGTGAATATGGCGCCCAGGGCGAAGATATAGACATCGTCAATCCAGACGCGCGCCATCATATCGGCGTCGGATTGACGGATGCCGTGACCGTACGCGTGCACGGCTCGGCCGGATATTTTTGCGCCGGATTGAGCGACGCCGCCCGGTTCGAGGTTGAGAGCAATGTCGGTTGGGGACTGGGCGATAATATGTATTCGGGCTCCGTCGTCGTAGGCGGCAATGCCAGCGCCATCGCCGGAGTCGCGATTCGCGGCGCCGAGATCGTCATTCGCGGCAATATGGGTTCGCGCGCCGGACAGGTGATGAAGGCGGGCACATTGTTGTGCGGCGGTAACGCCAATTTCATGGCCGGCTATCTGATGTATGGCGGGCGCATCGTCATTTTGGGCGATTCGGGCGAGCGCGTCGGTGAGGATATGGCGGGCGGCGAAATTTACGTCGGCGGCAAAGTTCAATCGCTCGGCTCGGACGCCAAAATGGGCGATTCTGAGGGCACCGAGATCGACGATATCCGGGCCTTTCTCGAGCGCTACGAGATATCCTACAAGGGCGGTTTTCAGAAGATCGTGAATGAAGGTAAGAAGCTGCACTACAAGACCTCCGAGCAGCAGATGCGCAGCATTCCGTTCGTCGCCTTCTCGGGAAAATCGGATTACTGGAACCCTAAAATCCAGGAAGACATCCATATAAAATCGCAGATCGGGCGGTATCGCGTACGCGGTTATGGCGGCGCCCGTGAATTGCCCCATCTCTCTGACATTACCTTTGCCCGGGATATTTCCGACTTCAGCGATATTTCGAATCCGGTTTCCAATGTTGAGATGCACACCCTGATTGGTGGCAAGCACGGCGCCACACCGCTGGACCTTTCCATGCCGGTCATGATTGCGCCGATGAGCTATGGCGCGCTCAGCCGCTCCACCAAACAAGCCATCGGCATGGCCTCGACGCTTGCTGGCATTGCAGAGAATACCGGCGAGGGCGGCATGAGCGATGCCCAGCGTGGCGCCGCCAAGCAGCTCATTTTCCAGTGTCTGGGGGGGCGCCTGGGCTGGAACATCCACGATATGAAGCGCGCCAACGGGCTGGAAATCTATATCAGCCAGGGCGCTAAGCCGGGATTCGGCGGTCAGCTAATGGCCAAAAAAGTGACCAAGGAATTAGCCGAAATCAGAGGCATCCCGCAAGGCATCGATTTGCGCTCGCCGTCGCGCCATCCGGATATTTTGGGCGGCGATGATTTGTTGATCAAAGTCGAAGAGCTGCGCGAAGCGACTGGCTATAAATTGCCGGTAAGCGTCAAACTCGGCGCCGGGCGCATCCGCGACGACATTAAGATCGCCTATAAGGACGGTTTCGATTTTGTCGAACTCGACGGCATGCAGGGCTCGACCGGAGCGGGCGGCGCCGAAGTCATGGAATATGTCGGCATTCCCACTATCTCGGCGATCATGGACGCACTTGACGGCCTGGCCGAGATCGACGCTGCGGGCGATATTCAGATCATTCTGATGGGTGGCCTGCGGGATGGCGTCGATGCGGTCAAATCACTCTGTCTCGGCGCCAGTGCGGTCGCCTTCGGCAACGCCACCATCGTCGCTGGTGGATGTATTTCCTGCATGCAGTGCCATGTCGGCCAGTGCGTCACCGGCATCGCCACGCAAGACCCCGAGCATGAAAAACGCTATCGCCCAGAAGTCGAGGCGCACAATATCCATCGTTTCCTGGAAAGCGTGCGCTGGCAGATTGCGGCGCTCACCCAGGCGCTCGGCTATGACGATGTCAAATCGCTCAACCGCGACGACCTCGTGGCGTTGACCCCGGAAGCGGCGGCGATCACGCGTTTGCCCTACCGCCCTGACCTGCGCGAACGCCAGGCCCTGGTCGAGGCGGTCTGA
- a CDS encoding class II glutamine amidotransferase: MFKNGRNDHETGVALVDMLDGCQHRGRDSTGFALYGEEHRNELKLRFLVGEGAAANESEALIKTALEAHDAEIVEDRRVGNTYQAVVKFDGDLRSFAYAMEHAAPEAKVISIGQSLDIVKDIGGAHDVDDRFHVHEFKGSHGLGHVRLATESDVRPESAHPFWATGFSDVAIVHNGQITNYWKMRRRLEQRDFEFRTDNDSELIAVYLADKMATGVPLREALKDSIEDLDGTFSFLVSTKDEIGYAKDHLAAKPMVMYENDDLIVIASEEVSLNRLFPGQALNTKEPPPGSYDTWSKST; encoded by the coding sequence ATGTTCAAAAATGGTCGGAACGATCATGAGACGGGCGTGGCCCTCGTCGATATGCTTGACGGCTGTCAGCACAGAGGCCGGGATTCGACCGGTTTCGCGCTCTATGGCGAAGAACATCGGAACGAATTGAAGCTGCGCTTCCTCGTTGGCGAAGGCGCGGCGGCGAATGAATCCGAGGCGCTGATCAAGACAGCGCTGGAGGCCCATGACGCGGAAATCGTCGAAGACAGGCGTGTCGGCAATACCTACCAAGCGGTGGTGAAATTCGACGGTGATCTGCGCAGCTTTGCCTATGCGATGGAGCATGCCGCACCTGAGGCCAAGGTCATTTCCATTGGCCAGAGTTTGGATATCGTCAAAGATATAGGTGGCGCACATGACGTCGACGACCGCTTTCACGTGCATGAATTTAAGGGCAGTCACGGCCTCGGCCATGTCCGCCTGGCGACGGAATCCGATGTCCGCCCCGAATCCGCGCATCCCTTCTGGGCTACCGGATTTTCCGATGTCGCCATCGTCCACAACGGCCAGATCACCAATTACTGGAAAATGCGCCGCCGCCTTGAACAGCGCGATTTCGAATTTCGTACTGATAATGACAGCGAGTTGATCGCGGTTTATCTGGCCGACAAGATGGCGACCGGCGTGCCACTGCGCGAGGCGTTGAAAGACTCCATCGAAGATCTTGACGGCACATTTTCCTTTCTCGTTTCGACCAAGGACGAAATCGGCTACGCCAAAGACCATCTCGCCGCCAAGCCGATGGTGATGTACGAGAATGACGATCTGATCGTCATTGCGTCCGAGGAAGTTTCTCTCAACCGCCTGTTTCCAGGCCAAGCACTGAATACAAAGGAGCCCCCGCCAGGGAGCTACGACACATGGTCCAAATCGACCTAG
- a CDS encoding glucose 1-dehydrogenase, whose translation MNFRTGDRVVGKIAIVSGAAAGIGRACARRLAQEGALVCVSDIDQVEAETLAAEIRACGGEALSLAHDVAEEVDWRRVIDTTVERFGGLNILVNNAGIAFAAGLEETTTEQWRRIMAVNVDSVFFGCKFALPAMRASGGGAIVNMSSILGLVGSPVQAAYNATKGAVRLFTKGVALECAEAGWNIRVNSVHPAYIRTPMVERYAKSWGSLESGLVALGKLHPAGRVGEAEEVANAVLYLASDEASFVTGTELVIDGGYTAA comes from the coding sequence ATGAATTTTAGGACGGGTGATCGGGTGGTCGGCAAAATCGCTATTGTCAGCGGCGCCGCCGCAGGAATCGGGCGCGCCTGCGCACGCCGCCTTGCCCAGGAAGGCGCGCTCGTGTGCGTGAGTGATATTGATCAGGTGGAAGCTGAAACACTTGCCGCCGAGATTCGTGCTTGCGGCGGCGAGGCGCTCTCTCTGGCGCATGACGTCGCCGAGGAGGTGGATTGGCGCCGGGTGATCGACACAACGGTCGAGCGTTTCGGTGGCCTTAACATACTGGTCAATAATGCCGGCATCGCCTTCGCGGCCGGTCTTGAGGAGACCACCACTGAACAATGGCGCCGCATCATGGCGGTCAATGTCGACAGCGTGTTCTTCGGCTGCAAGTTCGCGCTTCCCGCCATGCGCGCGAGCGGCGGCGGTGCGATCGTCAATATGTCGTCAATTCTAGGATTGGTCGGCTCGCCGGTTCAGGCGGCCTATAACGCGACCAAGGGGGCGGTGCGCCTATTTACCAAAGGCGTGGCGCTGGAATGCGCTGAGGCCGGCTGGAACATCCGTGTCAATTCCGTGCACCCGGCTTATATTCGCACGCCGATGGTGGAGCGCTACGCCAAGAGCTGGGGTTCGCTCGAAAGCGGTCTCGTGGCGCTTGGCAAATTGCATCCCGCCGGGCGGGTCGGCGAAGCCGAAGAGGTGGCGAATGCCGTTCTCTATCTCGCGTCGGACGAGGCGAGTTTCGTTACCGGAACGGAGCTGGTGATCGACGGTGGCTACACCGCCGCCTAA
- a CDS encoding alpha/beta hydrolase, whose protein sequence is MAYANSGGVKLHCEETGSGHPVLFIHEFAGDHRSWEPQIRYFSRRYRCISYDARGYLPSDVPDDPALYSQDLAVADAIAVLDHYAIDKAHIVGLSMGGFATLHIGMRHGDRASALVVAGCGYGAPKGKQQSFQREVDILADHFERDGTEKAAAVYASGPFRVQHQNKDPRGWAEFRQQFIEHSPRGSANTLRGVQGRRPSLYDLEANLAAVTVPTLLINGDEDEPCLDATLWLKRTMPASGLVILPRTGHASNLEEPDAFNHVTQEFFSTAEQGRWTARDPRSIAETQIVHQEQKN, encoded by the coding sequence GTGGCATACGCAAATTCGGGCGGAGTGAAATTGCATTGCGAGGAGACAGGCAGCGGCCACCCGGTTCTCTTCATCCATGAATTCGCCGGCGACCATCGCAGTTGGGAGCCGCAGATACGCTATTTCTCGCGGCGCTATCGCTGCATCAGCTACGACGCGCGCGGCTATCTCCCTTCGGACGTGCCGGACGATCCGGCGCTGTACAGCCAGGATCTCGCGGTGGCGGACGCTATCGCCGTACTCGATCATTACGCTATCGATAAAGCCCATATCGTTGGCCTGAGCATGGGTGGTTTTGCCACGCTGCATATCGGCATGCGCCATGGCGACCGTGCCAGCGCGCTGGTGGTCGCAGGTTGCGGCTATGGCGCGCCAAAGGGCAAGCAGCAGAGTTTCCAGCGCGAGGTCGACATCCTGGCCGATCACTTTGAGCGCGACGGCACGGAGAAAGCAGCCGCCGTTTACGCCAGCGGCCCCTTCCGTGTGCAGCATCAGAACAAGGACCCGCGCGGCTGGGCCGAATTTCGCCAACAGTTCATCGAGCATTCGCCGCGCGGCTCGGCCAATACGTTGCGCGGTGTACAGGGCCGCCGGCCTTCGCTCTATGATCTCGAGGCAAATTTGGCGGCTGTCACCGTGCCGACTTTGTTGATCAATGGCGATGAGGACGAGCCCTGCCTCGACGCGACACTGTGGCTAAAGCGCACCATGCCGGCGAGCGGGCTCGTGATCTTGCCGCGTACCGGACATGCTTCGAATCTGGAAGAGCCTGATGCCTTCAACCATGTGACGCAGGAATTCTTCTCGACCGCCGAGCAGGGCCGCTGGACAGCACGCGATCCGCGCTCGATCGCAGAGACGCAGATCGTGCATCAAGAGCAGAAAAATTAG
- a CDS encoding amidase: protein MAPSEEELSALTLCGLADALRSGEISAAETMKTTLARIERLDPHLNAFIWRDGERAMARAEEADAARRRGDEIGPLHGVPLAHKDMFYRPGRPSTCGSHIRREFQGRETATVLRRLDQAGGIEIGTLAMVEFAMGPHGYNGHLPRCRNCWDFERIPCGSSSGSGTAVAGRLVYGALGSDTGGSIRCPAAANGITGMSPTYGRVSRYGAMPMSFSLDVMGPLARTAQDCARLLGAIAGRDGKDASSSRERVPDYEGGLMRSIVGLRVGVPEGYFDEDLDPDVALLIEESLDVFKSRGARIIKVKMPDVVNKVAEIHPLVMKAEGSANHGAWKRAHAEDYSEEVSKRLEAGFFIPASDYINALQYRGAALQEFSDTVFSKIDVLHTPVLPMPTPSLEATAYSDGPAYLKMVVALTRNTKVVNYFGLPALSITCGFTPDGMPTSFQLIGRPFSEDLLLRLGHQYQHETHWHEQMPHALEGM from the coding sequence ATGGCACCCAGCGAAGAGGAGCTGAGCGCCCTAACGCTTTGCGGTCTCGCCGATGCACTACGCAGCGGGGAAATTTCAGCCGCCGAGACAATGAAAACGACCTTGGCCCGCATCGAGCGGCTTGATCCTCATTTGAACGCCTTTATCTGGCGCGACGGCGAGCGCGCCATGGCGCGTGCGGAAGAGGCCGACGCCGCGCGCCGACGCGGCGATGAAATAGGCCCACTGCACGGCGTGCCGTTGGCGCACAAGGACATGTTCTACCGCCCGGGGCGGCCCAGTACCTGCGGCTCGCATATCCGCCGCGAGTTCCAGGGACGCGAAACGGCGACCGTGCTACGCCGCCTCGATCAGGCCGGGGGCATTGAAATCGGCACCCTTGCCATGGTCGAGTTCGCCATGGGGCCGCATGGCTATAACGGCCACTTGCCGCGCTGCCGAAATTGTTGGGATTTCGAACGCATTCCGTGCGGCTCGTCTTCGGGCTCGGGCACGGCCGTCGCCGGACGCCTTGTATACGGCGCGCTCGGCTCTGATACCGGCGGCTCGATCCGCTGCCCGGCAGCCGCCAACGGCATCACCGGCATGAGTCCGACCTATGGCCGAGTCAGCCGCTACGGCGCCATGCCGATGTCGTTTTCGCTCGATGTCATGGGGCCGCTCGCCCGCACCGCCCAGGATTGCGCGCGATTGCTGGGCGCCATCGCTGGGCGTGACGGCAAAGACGCGAGTTCGAGTCGCGAGCGCGTGCCGGACTATGAAGGCGGGCTCATGCGTTCGATCGTCGGCCTTCGCGTCGGCGTGCCGGAGGGCTATTTTGACGAGGATTTGGATCCCGACGTGGCATTGCTGATCGAGGAAAGCCTTGATGTGTTTAAGTCGCGCGGCGCGCGGATCATCAAAGTCAAAATGCCGGACGTCGTGAACAAGGTGGCGGAGATTCATCCCTTGGTGATGAAGGCAGAAGGCTCGGCCAATCACGGCGCCTGGAAACGCGCCCATGCAGAAGATTATTCCGAAGAGGTTAGCAAGCGGCTAGAAGCCGGATTTTTCATTCCCGCCAGCGACTATATCAACGCTCTGCAATACCGTGGCGCCGCGTTGCAGGAATTCTCGGACACCGTGTTTTCTAAGATCGATGTGCTGCACACGCCGGTTCTGCCGATGCCGACACCAAGCCTTGAGGCCACCGCCTATTCGGACGGCCCCGCCTATCTCAAGATGGTCGTGGCACTCACGCGCAACACCAAGGTGGTGAATTATTTCGGCTTGCCGGCATTAAGCATCACTTGTGGCTTCACGCCAGACGGCATGCCGACATCGTTTCAACTGATCGGTCGACCGTTCTCTGAAGACCTGCTGCTCCGCCTCGGTCACCAATATCAGCACGAAACCCATTGGCACGAACAGATGCCCCATGCGTTGGAAGGTATGTAA
- a CDS encoding ArgE/DapE family deacylase — MTNETELAAQLTAILSDLIAIPSAYPPGDTIEICAYIRSRYERAGYRCQTLSRADGVENVVARIGAGSPQLALNCHIDTVEAGKRTDWLTDPLKAVLKNGAIYGLGANNCKGSTALHIWLGEEIIRAGGPRQGEIAFTFTGDEERLGPDGMCYLREAGALKPDIMLVGGPTGNDLIAAERGVLWLRITASGRAAHGGDPESGDNAILRMIRLVAHLRAEMEPRLAARVSGEKRSTMNIGRIQGGHNVNVVPSACMLEIDRRLLPNEDVKQAYREMVEILEASGEPPESLSVEFLTGTNGFSPPEDGPGISALTAAIAARCGRAPVFINALAVSEGRYFADDNIEIVNFGPGDGATSHAANEHVPLDQMVDAACILRDTVDRLLGLG, encoded by the coding sequence ATGACAAACGAAACGGAACTCGCAGCACAACTGACCGCGATATTAAGCGATCTTATAGCCATTCCCTCGGCCTATCCACCGGGCGATACCATAGAAATTTGTGCGTATATTCGTTCCCGCTATGAACGTGCTGGATATCGCTGCCAAACGTTGAGCCGTGCTGATGGCGTCGAAAATGTAGTGGCGCGCATCGGCGCCGGTTCGCCGCAATTGGCGCTTAATTGTCATATTGACACGGTGGAAGCGGGGAAGCGCACGGATTGGTTGACCGATCCCCTGAAGGCAGTGCTGAAGAATGGCGCGATTTATGGTCTCGGCGCCAACAATTGCAAGGGCTCGACGGCGCTCCATATTTGGTTGGGCGAGGAAATCATTCGCGCCGGCGGCCCGCGCCAGGGCGAAATTGCCTTCACTTTCACTGGCGACGAAGAGCGGCTCGGCCCTGACGGAATGTGTTATTTGCGCGAAGCAGGTGCACTCAAACCCGATATCATGCTGGTCGGCGGGCCGACCGGAAACGATCTCATCGCCGCGGAGCGGGGCGTGCTGTGGTTGCGTATCACGGCATCTGGCCGCGCTGCCCATGGCGGCGATCCAGAATCGGGCGACAATGCAATTCTCCGCATGATCCGTCTGGTGGCGCATCTCCGCGCTGAGATGGAGCCGCGTCTCGCGGCGCGCGTCAGCGGCGAAAAACGCTCGACCATGAATATCGGCCGCATTCAAGGTGGGCATAACGTCAATGTTGTACCGAGCGCCTGTATGCTCGAGATCGACCGTCGCCTGCTGCCGAATGAGGATGTGAAACAAGCCTATCGGGAGATGGTCGAGATTCTCGAAGCCTCAGGCGAGCCGCCAGAAAGCCTCAGCGTGGAATTCCTTACCGGCACCAACGGCTTTTCGCCGCCCGAAGACGGGCCGGGCATTTCGGCCCTCACCGCCGCCATCGCGGCACGATGTGGGCGCGCGCCCGTTTTCATCAACGCGCTGGCGGTCAGCGAGGGGCGCTATTTCGCCGACGACAATATCGAAATCGTCAATTTCGGTCCGGGCGACGGCGCCACCAGCCACGCCGCCAACGAACATGTGCCGCTTGATCAGATGGTAGATGCTGCCTGCATCCTGCGCGATACGGTGGATCGGCTGCTCGGTCTCGGGTGA